tAAACTATGAAAttttaaaggcaaaaacttgtgtgacaCCGTTTCACGGGTCttaatttgtgagacgggttgggtcaaCATAATTTGAGTCATagttattattatgaattggTCTTTAGTTAATTTgtatgacccaaattatgttAATTCTAACGGATCTGagccaattttaaaaataaggatAAATTTTAAGTCGACTTATACATCAAGAACCTCTTCAGTAGCGTAGTGCATTGAGTTTGATTGTCATTTGTCAATCCCATCTTCGTACCCCCAAAAGAAAGTAAGGGACCActgtaacaaaataaaataaaaaaaatatctaccATTCAACAACGAATTAAATTGTTTTTACttaaataattacatatttcaatgttttttacctacaaaaatggtaaattaaatatgaatttcTAATTTACTTActaattcttaaatttaatttaattttttttatgacaagAAAAATCAGTAGTCACTCTCTAATGTGTACATTGGATAAACCCGGGTTATGTATAATAATTCACAAACCAGAAGATGTAAACCGTACTAAGAAGACCCTGTGCAACGAGCTTGAATAAAAAAGTATCGGTAAGAATCGAACTCGAAACTTTTAGGTATGAGAGGCATGTTTTACTTATAATCCCTTTTTAGTggtaaaattgatttttcttcTAGTGGAGGGGGGGAAGGGGGAAGGGGTAGGGGTAGGGGTAATTGAAGGTTTATAGGTTGGAAAATTTTggataaaaaacaaaaattatgtgcattagAATCAAAAGAAGACAAAATAACACAACAAGAGATTATGGATGTTTCTTGAAAATTGAATGGTGAGAATGATGAAGCAAGAACACCTTCTTCAACACCTTCATAACAACCACCATTCTTGGCCTCTTCACAGCTTTGGTGAGCTTCAAGGACTGCACAAATTTCAAATCTCTACTTCTCTTGTACTCTTCATTGAAATCCTCCCATAACATGTCCATCttctcctcctcttcttcttcttcatctctcCTCTTTGTTCTTCCTTCTATGCAAGAAAAGCTCCTTCTTTGGGCATGAGTGGCCTCCTTTGACAATGAAGAGAAATAGCAGAAgttatcatcatcttctcctTTCTTGGGGCTCTCACGGTGGGAGGCCGCCGATGTCCGCCACCAAACCGGCGGCAGTTCGAGAAAACGCGGCGGCGGTGGGGTTTCTACGGTGGCTGGGAAGCTGA
This portion of the Ipomoea triloba cultivar NCNSP0323 chromosome 5, ASM357664v1 genome encodes:
- the LOC116018745 gene encoding uncharacterized protein LOC116018745 — its product is MAKDDQDFSFPATVETPPPPRFLELPPVWWRTSAASHRESPKKGEDDDNFCYFSSLSKEATHAQRRSFSCIEGRTKRRDEEEEEEEKMDMLWEDFNEEYKRSRDLKFVQSLKLTKAVKRPRMVVVMKVLKKVFLLHHSHHSIFKKHP